The Sorangiineae bacterium MSr11954 DNA segment TCACCATTTACGGTGAATCAGGCACTGCACCGCAAAGGGGGGTCGAGGGCGGTGCTGGACGCCATTTTGGGGTACCTCGGCACGAGCGAAGAAAAGTTGCGTGAGCGCTATGCTGACGCATGCGAGATGCCCGAGGGCACTCAATCCGAACCTACAAATTTGACGATTGCGGTGGCGCGCTTGCCATGGGACCACCGCCTCTCTGCGGACCAACGAGAGGCGGTAACGCGCGAGGTTGTCGATCTCGTTGCGGGTTGGGGCGTTGATCCAACCGTGCAGGTTTGGACGCAACTCCTTCACTCGCAACAGGTTCTTGCGATTCACGGCGGGCGCCGCCGTGAGCGAGCCCGCGATCGGCCGTGAAGATGGATGTTTTTATGTCATCGTCTAAGTGGCATGGCTGAGACGAAGGAGCAAAAACAGCTCTCGCGGATTCGACGGGCGGCGCTGGCCGTGTTCGCGGAGTACCGCGGCAAGGCCACGATGGCGATGATCGCGAAGCGCGCGCGTTTGAGCGAGGAGACCCTCCTCACGCACTACGCCTCAAAAGACGATCTGTTCGCCGATGTGCTCGCGCTTGGCGCTCTCGAAATGGTGACGCCAGGCGCCATGAAAGGTTTTTCCGACATCTTGGCGCTTCCATGGAAGGATGCGCGCAAGCCGCTCACGACGTATTTCACGAACTACGCCCAATTCGTGCGCACGAACGCGCCGCGCGTGAAACCCGTGCTGCAGGAGGCGATTCTGCGTCCCCAGACGTTCGCCCGCGTGCTCGCCGCGAGGCGAGGGGCTTACCCGCGCTTCTGCAACCTCGTCGAAGACCTGCAGGCGCGGGGTCGCGTGCGCCGGGATGTTACTCCGATAGCGTTGTTATGCATGGTCTTGTCGACGGCGTGGGGTTACGGCCTCGCGCGCGCGGTCCTGATGCCCGATGCCGATTGGGATGACGACGCGCTCGCGCTCATGTTCGCCAGCGTCCTCGCGGACGGCACCCGCCCGAGGACGCGGCGGGTGGTGAAGAAGAAAACGAAGAGGTAGAGCTGCGATTTTACATGCCGTGCTCGCCTCCACATGGCAGCCTCGTGCTCATGGGGGAAGGTCGTTCGTGGATCGCTGGCACCCTACTCGCGACGATGCTTTGCGGCTGCGTGGAAGTCGCGAAGGAGCCACCGAAGTCGCCGTCGCCCCCCGTAGAGAGCACGGCCGCCGCTGCCCCGAAGGCTCCCGAGCCACCGCTGGAACCGTACGTGTCCCGACAGATGCCACAACTACCGATGGTTGCGGTGGCCGATGACGCGCCGAAGCCGACCCTTGTAGCGAACCCCACGGCCCGACCGCCTCGGTATGCGCCGGCCGCCTTGCACGCTGCGCGTTCGTTGCGCTGCGACTTCTTGGTTTCGACTACCCTCGGTGAGGGAGGCCGCGCCGAAGCGACAAGTGAATCATTCGCGTTCACATTCGATCAAATCGACCACAAGAAGCATTCTGCACGCGAGCTCGGGAATTTTGGGGCAGCGGGTGTCACTGTTCTCACAGGCGCAGACACAACGTCCTTTCTAGAACTCACCAAGTCCGGAAACCCCATCCTGACAACTGTATTCGCATGGATCGTTGGGGACGAAGGCTTTATTTCCGTAATGTCTCGGCATCTGGGAATGCTGGATCTCGATGCGCCCAAGGTCTCGCAGCACCACGGATTTTGCAGAGTCCTTATCCAATGATGGAGAGAGGCGCACGCGTTGTCCGGTGTGTGGACTGCTCGTGCGGACACCGGAATCGCGGTGATGCACGCTGGTGCTCGCGCTGCGGGATGAGAACACGCAAGTCGGGGCGACCGATTTGGCGATTGACCCCCTCGGCCGCCGTCGTTGTCGCGCGGCCAGCCTCCGACGCCGTCGTCGAGGAGCCAATTGTCGAGCGGCCCGCGCCGCGTCTCGCCGCGCCCGTGACGACAAGGCCCAACAGGCGAAGAATGTTCGCCATCCTCGCTGGCTCGATCGCTGTCCTATTCGCGGGCTGCTCGTTCATCGTGAACGAGCCCGTCACTGCGCTAGCCGTCTTCTTCGTCGGGATGCCCTTCGTTTCGTTCGTCGTGTGGGTCACGATGGGGCTCCTGGCTCGCGCGCGCTAGCGCGGACTCGAGCTACTGCGCTTGCATCGTCGACTTCGACGATGGGAAGATGCGCATCGTCGACGGCGCGGCGCCTTTCACCACGAGGTACCGGTCGATGTCGCGCTTGATCTCGTAACGGTACTTCGCTCCGGCGGGCAGGGCGAGCGGCACCGCGGCATTGAGCGACAGCGGCGAGCCCGCCGCGAGGATGGCCGAATTATCGAGATCCGCCGGTGGCGGCACGGGATTCACCGCGGGGCCCGAAGCCGCAGCGAAGTAGAAATAAATCGTCGCGACACCGTCGTTTTGCAAGTCGATGAACAGCGATTCGTCGACGTTCGCACGCCACCGTTGGCCGAGCCACGGAAGTACGGCGAGATCGTAGACGCGCGCCGTCGTGTCGACGGCGACGGCCGCCCCTGTACGCGGCCACGTTAAATTGACCCACGACGGCCACCAGAAATTGACCCACCCGGCGGAGCGCGGGGGGGAGCAGTTTCGGCCAGGGAAAATTGACCCACCCCTGAAAGGGGTGGACAGGCGAGCGGGCGATGGAGTCGTCGTCCGGGGATGGTGCCGATGGACGTGGTGGCAGTGATTCGACACAAGGTGGCGAGCGAAGGGGTTCCGATTCGAGAAGTGGCGCGGGAGCTCGGATTGTCGCGAAACACGATTCGGCGATACGTGAGGGCCAACAAGATTCCGGTTCCAAGGCCAGAAAAACAGGTCCGACCAAGCCCGGTGCGCGACGAGGTGGCCACGGCGGCCGCGGCTATCTGGCGAGCGCGCCGATCCTTTACGGCGGGCAAACAGCGGCTGACGGCCAAGCGGCTGTGGGAGCTATTGCGTGAAAACGGGCACACGGCGAGCGAGCGCACCGTGCGGCGATTGGTGGCCGAATTCCGGAGCGGTGAGCGTGAGGTGACTGTTCCTCTGGTGTACACGCCCGGCGAGCTCGCACAGGTGGATTTTTTCGAAGTGTGGGTCGAGCCCTCGGGGATTCGCCAGAAGGCGTGGATGTTCGTGATGCGCTTGATGCACTCAGGGCGCGACTTCGCCATGCTCTGCGCGCAACAAGACGCCACTTGGTTCTTAGCGGCTCACGTTGCGGCGTTTACCTACTTCGCGGGGGTGGTGGCCGCCGTGGCCTATGACAACTTGAGCGCGGCCGTGGCCAAGATCCTCGTCGGGGCGCCACGGCTGCTTCGGCCCCGATTCGCCGCGCTTTGCGCCCACTACGCCTTCGAGCCGCGTTTTTGCCGCCCCGGCGAAGGCCACGACAAGGGAGGAGTCGAGCGCCGCGGAGGACACATACGTCGCCAGCATTTGGTGCCCATTCCGCGCGGTAAATCACTTGCGGCCATGACCTCGGCTTTGCAAGCACGCCTCGATGCCCAGCATTCACGCAATCCGATGTACGTCGAGGCCTGGGCCCGTGAGCGCAGCGCGCTGCGGCCTCTCCCAGCGCCTTTTGACGGCCGCCAGGTACGCACCGTGCAGCTTCGCCACCACGCCAGCTACCTCGTCGCGGGCGCTCACTACTCGGTGCCCAGTCGGTGGTGCGGTCAGATGGTCGACCTGTTCCTGGGCATCGACACCGTCACCTTTGCCAAAGGCGACGAGACCATCTGCCATCCTCGCGTCGCCTTCGGTGGCCGAAGTATCGACTATCGGCATTTGCTACTGCCACTATCGCGCAAGCCACAAGCTCTGCGCCAGGTCGCTCACGAGTTGGTGGTACAATTCGGCTCACCATGGCCCGAGCTCTGGGAGACGCTTTGCAATCGGTATTCGCCCGACCTGATCGAAGCTGCACGAAGACTGGCTCCGTGGTTGGAGCGCGCTGACCGCGAGGGAGTCGGTCGGGTCAAGCAAGCCATCATCACCGCCCTTGCGTGCGGTACGCTGGTGCCCTTTCTGCAACGCACAAGGCGCACCGAAACCCTCGCCGCTGTCCCGCTGGCATTATCGGAATACGCGGTCGAGACGCCCGACCTATCGCGCTACGACGTGCTTCTCGAGAGGGCGTCGGCATGAGCACCGACGACGTGCTCTTGGCCGCCGTACGCGCCCATACGCGCGTACTCAAGCTACCGACCGTCGCACGAGAGTGCGAAACGCTGGGACGTCAATCGCTGGCCGAAGGCTGGTCACCGTTGCAGTACTTGCGGGCGTTGCTCGACGCCGAGCTCGCGGTCCGCGCCGAGCACGCGATTGGGCGCCGCATGCGAGCGGCTCGTCTGCCCGTACAAAAAACGATGTCGCAATTCGATTGGCGGAGGCCACACGGTCTCGAACGCGCCCGCGTCGAAGACTTGGCTCGTGGTGCCTGGATTCCGACGGCGCGCAACATCGTGATCTTGGGCCCCGTGGGCACCGGAAAAACGCACTTGGCCATCGCGCTCGCCATCGAGGCCATCAAGCGCGGTCACCACGTGCTCTTTTACCGCGCCTCCGACTTGGTCCGGGCACTGACCGAGGCCCGGGATGCACGGGCTCTTTCTCGCCTGCAAGAGCGACTGCGAAGGGTTTCACTCTTGGTGGTGGACGAACTTGGCTTTGTACCGTTTGAAAAAGCCGGCGGAGAGCTGCTCTTCGACGTCTTGTCCACCCGGCACGAACGGTGCGCAACGGTGATCACATCGAATCTGGCTTTTAGTGAATGGAACCGGGTCTTCGTCGACGACAAGCTGACGGCCGCACTCCTGGACCGTCTGGCCCAGCATGCGGAGGTCCTCGTCACTCGCGGTCCGGGAGACCGTGTCCCGGCCGCGGCCACCAAAAAGACAGATTCAAGATCTGACGAGAGCAAACCCAAAGCGACCCAGGAGGTGCCGGCGCTCACGCGGTGAGTGCCCCCCATCGCGGCGGGGTGGGTCAGTTTTTGATGGCCGAGATGGGTCAGTTTTCGGTGGCCGTTGACAGCCCCCTGCCCGCGTCGCGGTGGCAGTCGGTTCGCGTAGTGCAATTGGGACTCGTTCATGCAGCCTCCATTCTATCCAGTGGCGTGGTTTCGTCGGCGAGCTCGAGGGGCCGTCGCGGTTTGGGCGCCGGCGGCTCGGTGCTGGCGTTGGGACCGGCGAGATTCTGCTGCAGCTGCTCGGCCATCTTCGGGTCGTGTGATGGGTCGGTCGCGACACCGAGAAGCACATGCAAACGCTGGCGTGCTGCGAACGCGAGCGGATCGCCCGCGGCCTGCCGATCGAGCACCACTTCGAGCGCCTGCCGCTGGAGTTGCGCGAAAACCTCCGGCGAGACGATGCGCAGCGCTTGCGATTGAGCCAGCGTCATCCGCCCGCGTTCGATGCTCCTCAGCGCAGCGAGAGGATTGCGCGCGACCCCCGCGACCTCGACGAACTTCTTCATGTCAACCGCGGAGGCGCGTTCGGGCAGATCGCGCCCTAACGTTGGCCGCTGATTGAGCGGCGAGGGGGCAGCGTTCATCGTGAACGCCGCGGCGCGCACCGTCGCAGCCCCGAGTGCAGCTGAGATCTTCGGCATGTGCTCGTTGGTCGCGCCCGCCCGCTCGACGAGCGCGCGCTGATTCTCGGCGAGAGACGCGACGAACTTTTTGGCCTCCTCGTACCGCTCCCGCAGCGACCGCGGCGTGGCCGCGGGCAGCGAGCGATAGGGATGCTCGGTCGGCCCGAGCACGATCGCACGTGCGCTCTTCTCGATCTGCTCGTCGACCGTCTTGATCGCCCGGCGTGCCCGAACGAACGCTGCGGCCTTGTCCAACGCGGCTGCAGCGATGGCATTGCCCCGAGCTCGCCCGAAGTGATTGATGCTGCCCAGGAGCAATCCGCCCGGCACACCGCCCCCCATGATGC contains these protein-coding regions:
- a CDS encoding TetR/AcrR family transcriptional regulator, translating into MAETKEQKQLSRIRRAALAVFAEYRGKATMAMIAKRARLSEETLLTHYASKDDLFADVLALGALEMVTPGAMKGFSDILALPWKDARKPLTTYFTNYAQFVRTNAPRVKPVLQEAILRPQTFARVLAARRGAYPRFCNLVEDLQARGRVRRDVTPIALLCMVLSTAWGYGLARAVLMPDADWDDDALALMFASVLADGTRPRTRRVVKKKTKR
- the istA gene encoding IS21 family transposase gives rise to the protein MVPMDVVAVIRHKVASEGVPIREVARELGLSRNTIRRYVRANKIPVPRPEKQVRPSPVRDEVATAAAAIWRARRSFTAGKQRLTAKRLWELLRENGHTASERTVRRLVAEFRSGEREVTVPLVYTPGELAQVDFFEVWVEPSGIRQKAWMFVMRLMHSGRDFAMLCAQQDATWFLAAHVAAFTYFAGVVAAVAYDNLSAAVAKILVGAPRLLRPRFAALCAHYAFEPRFCRPGEGHDKGGVERRGGHIRRQHLVPIPRGKSLAAMTSALQARLDAQHSRNPMYVEAWARERSALRPLPAPFDGRQVRTVQLRHHASYLVAGAHYSVPSRWCGQMVDLFLGIDTVTFAKGDETICHPRVAFGGRSIDYRHLLLPLSRKPQALRQVAHELVVQFGSPWPELWETLCNRYSPDLIEAARRLAPWLERADREGVGRVKQAIITALACGTLVPFLQRTRRTETLAAVPLALSEYAVETPDLSRYDVLLERASA
- the istB gene encoding IS21-like element helper ATPase IstB, encoding MSTDDVLLAAVRAHTRVLKLPTVARECETLGRQSLAEGWSPLQYLRALLDAELAVRAEHAIGRRMRAARLPVQKTMSQFDWRRPHGLERARVEDLARGAWIPTARNIVILGPVGTGKTHLAIALAIEAIKRGHHVLFYRASDLVRALTEARDARALSRLQERLRRVSLLVVDELGFVPFEKAGGELLFDVLSTRHERCATVITSNLAFSEWNRVFVDDKLTAALLDRLAQHAEVLVTRGPGDRVPAAATKKTDSRSDESKPKATQEVPALTR